The following is a genomic window from Pseudopipra pipra isolate bDixPip1 chromosome 2, bDixPip1.hap1, whole genome shotgun sequence.
CCCTCATCTAAAGCTTTTTCAGCGTCAGTGCCAGTCGGGCTCTGGTCGTTGACAGAGGCCAGGCCTTTCTCCACCATGGGCTTGATGGACTTGAGCAGCTGGTAGCGCTCATAGAGGTCTGTGTGGCTGCCTgcggccggggccgccccctcCTCTTGCGGGAAGACCCCTCGGAGCAAGCTGGGGAACATCACCTCCTGCTCCATCTTCTGGGTGGCTGAGAAGTACTGCTCCATGGCCTCTCTCCCACAGCTCCGGCAGCGCTGCTCTGGGCTCTTCTCCCCGTCCTGCTCCCCGTCCCCGATGGGGGCTTTTTATGCAGTGCCGAGGCACGTCCCTGAGGCACATCCCTCCTCTGCTGTCCAATGCTGTcctcccctgccagccccatcCAGGCTGGATGG
Proteins encoded in this region:
- the LOC135409405 gene encoding mid1-interacting protein 1-B-like, whose amino-acid sequence is MEQYFSATQKMEQEVMFPSLLRGVFPQEEGAAPAAGSHTDLYERYQLLKSIKPMVEKGLASVNDQSPTGTDAEKALDEGADSNLEERLSHHVNGLQQVLTDLTKNTKALTRRYSQILEEINLSEDQSSS